The window TTATGCTTTACTTCTTCATGAATAAGAATAACCTCAGCTGCTGTATCTTTTAAAATATGGGAGATTCTTTCTGCAGGATATGAAGGATCCATCGGAACGTAGCCTGCTCCAGCTTTTAATACAGCAAGAATGGCTATCAACATCTCTTCAGAACGTTCAAGGCATAGCGGAACCAAATCATCCGGCTGAAGCTGGTATTCTTTGATAAGGTAATTAGCCAACTGATTAGCTCTGTCATTCAGCTCTTTATAAGATAATCTAACATTCTGATATACCAAAGCTGGAGCATCAGGGGTTTTAATAACCTGGGCTTCAAACTGCTGGTGAATAGTATTTTTATCCTGATATTCTTTTCTGTTATCATTCAATACTTCAATGATCTGTCTATTTTCTGTTTCTGACAGAAGGGATAACTCTCCTATTTTCAAATTCTTACTATCAGAGACTCCGGATTGTACAATCTGGCTCAACAGATATTGATAAGTATCAGCTATACGGTTTATCGTTTCTTTTTTAAATAAAGATGTCGCGTAGTTGAAGGTCATCTGAATCCCGTCAGGATTTTCATTAATCATCGTTGTAAGATCAAACTTTGCTGCCTGATAGTCTACCTCACCATCAAAAGGCTGGAAAATAATGTCTTCTCCCTGAGCTACTGCTTCACCTCCATTGCTGGTCTGAAGCCCAAACATCACCTGGAACACAGGATGCCTTGAAGTATCCTGTTCTATTCCCAGCTCTTCCACCAGTTTTTCAAAAGGAAGATCCTGATGAGACTGTGCTTCTGTTACGGATTTTGACACCTGCAGGATGAAATCTCTGATATCTTGTTTAGGATCAATTTTTTCTCTTAATGCCAATGTATTGACAAAGAATCCAATAAGGTCTTCAAGGCCTGCATAGTGACGGTTGGCAATCGGGCTTCCCACTATAATATCATCCTTACCTGAATAGGCAGAAAGGGTAAGATAGTAACCACTCAACATCACATTGTACAAGCTTACTCCAAGTTTTTTAGATACTTCTTTCAAGCCAAGTGCTGTTTCTTCCAGGATATTGAATCCTATGGTATCTCCTTCGTAAGAAATTTCCGCCGGCCTGTGGAAGTCTACCGGAAGATCTAAGCTCTGGTGGTCATCCAGTTTTGTTTTCCAGTAGTCAATTTGGCGATCAAGACGTTCTCCTGTAAGATAATTTCGCTGCCATAATGCAAAATCCTTGTATTGGATTGTTAATTCAAGAAGTTCAGGCTGTTGTCCTCCTGCAATAGCATAATAAGCAGCAGCTATTTCTTTCAGGAATATATCGGTAGACCAGCCATCAAAAGCAATGTGATGAATAACCACTGAAAGATAATGGGTATTATCTAATCTAAAAATGTTGATTTCAACAGGGGTTTCTTCTTCCAAACGAAATACTTTATGAGCAGCTTTGTTTACTAATTCTTCTAACCCTTCTCTATTTCCTGCTTCTATCGTTCTGATTTTCGGAAGGAGATCAGTCACTATCTGGTAGCCTACTCCATTTTCTGTGGTCAGAATGAGTGTACGAAGAACTTCATGACGTTGAATTACTGTTTCTAAAGCCTTACATAAAGCAGGAATATCAGTTTTCGCACTCAAAGTAACGGTCATTGGAATATTATAAGCACTGCTTCCGCCTTCATATGACTCTATAAACCAAAGTCTTTCCTGAGCAAAAGACAAGCGCTGCTCTTCTGGTGAGCTAACCTCAACAGGAATTATCTCAATGCTTTCAGCAGTAGTCTCTTCGGTTGCTAATGCGCCTTCTAATAAAGCAACTGTCTTATGGTTGAATACCATTGATACACTGGCTTGTAGCCCTAGTTCCTGTTTGATTTTACCAATAAGCTTAATAGCCATGATACTGTTTCCGCCTAATCTGAAGAAGTCATCATGAATACTGATATATTCTGGATTTATTCCCAGTACTTGTCCATAAATAGTACAAAGCTTTTGCTGAAGATCATTGATCGGAGCTGTATATTCATTTCCTCCTATAAATTCAGGTTCAGGTAACTGTTTTCTATCAAGCTTACCATTGATGGTTAATGGCAATGATTTTAAATGAATAAAGACAGAAGGAATCATATATTCCGGTAATGTTTCTGATAAAAATGCGGTAAGCTTTTCCAGCTCTAATGCGGTATCTGAAACATAGTACCCGGCAAGGTATTTCATTCCATTTGCATTATCCTTAGCCAAAACTACAGATTGTCTTACTTGTGAATATTCTGAAAGTCTGTTTTCTATTTCTCCCAGTTCAATTCTATATCCTCGAATTTTCACCTGGAAGTCGTTACGGCCAATGTATTCTATATTTCCATCCGCTAAGTATCGAACTAAATCTCCGGTTTTGTATAAGCGTGAGTTTTCACCGGTTTTCTTTTGCTCTTCAGTCTGATAAGGATTATCAACAAATCTTTCTTCTGTAAGATCTTCTCTGTTCAGATAGCCTCTGGCAATACCCGCACCCCCTAGATAAAGTTCTCCAATAGCCCCTACAGGAAGTAGGCGGGCGTAATCATCCAAAATATAAGCTGTGGAATTCCCTACAGGACGACCGATAAGCTGTACATCACCATGCTCTACTTTTTTATAGGTTGCATAAATGGTTGCTTCAGTTGGACCATACAGGTTATAAAGCTGGGTATATTCTGACCAGTATTTACCTGTTTCATAATCACACGGTTCTCCTGCATACAGTAATCCTTTAAGGTCCGGGTATTCTATACGCGGCAGTACGGAAAGCATTACAGGCGGTAAATAAGTATAATCAATTTTATGAGTTAACAGGTATCTGCTTATTGAATCTGCATCTTTCTTCGTTTCTTCGTCCAATAAATGAAGTTCGTTTCCGAATAACAGGGTGTTGAAAAATTCCGATACGGAAACGTCAAAAACATATGAGGTATAAGCGGTTATCTTTCTTCCTTCACTGAAGCCATAAGCTTCCCTTACCTGATCAACCACATTGACTGCATTTCTATGCTCAATCATTACTCCTTTCGGAAGTCCCGTTGTTCCACTGGTGTAGATCACATATGCCAGATTTTCTGGAGTTACTGATGTAACGGGTGCTTTTGATACCATTTCATTGACAGTTAATTGTAAATCAACATCATCCAGAGAAATAACCTCAGCTTTATCCAGTATCTGTACTCTATCTTTTGTACTATTCTGGCTTATCATGATTCTTGCATTTGTATCTGTAAGAATATGTTCTATTCTTTCTATTGGATATGAAGGATCCATCGGAACATAGGCTGCTCCGGACTTTAATACTGCCAAAATAGCAATCAGCATATTTTCTGAACGTTCCAGACATAAAGGAATAAGATCATCCGGCTGAATATCAAAGGTTTGAATTAGATAATTTGCTAAACGATTGGATCTTTCATTCAGTTCTTTATAAGATAGACGGATATCTTTGTACACCAATGCAATATGATCCGGTGTTTTGGCTGCCTGCTCTTCAAAACGCTGATGAAGAGTTGCATAATATGAAGTATTTATATCTGCTGTATTATTCCAGGAGTTCAACAAATCAACATGGTTATCAGCAACATATGAAATATTATTTGAATTCATATCAGGATCTTTTACGATCTGATCTAACATCAATTCCATTCCTTTTACCAGCTGTTTCATCGTTTCCGATTCAAAAATAAAGCCTTCGTAGTTGATTTTAAGAGTCACACGATCTCCCTGCTCTGAAGCCATTATGCTGAGCGGATAATCCAGTTTTTCAACGGAATCCCTAAAGGCAAAACCTAGTTCATTATTTCCACCACCTTTGGGTACAGGATAGTTTTCATACACAAATAAACTGCTGAAAATACGACGCCCATCATGATGAAGTTCTGCAAGGCTAATATCGCTATGAGAATTTAGTTCACTGATTCTGTTCTGGATTTCCATAATGCGATCTATCACACGTCCTTCTTCATGACTCACAATTAATGGCAAAGTGTTGATATACAAACCGGCTGAGGATTCTATCCCATCAACAGGTAAGTTTCTTCCCGAAACAGTTGTTCCTACCACAGTTGTCTGCAATCCGCTATACAGTTTTAACTGGCTGTGCCATAAGTATTGCATTACGGCATTTACTGTTAATCCGTGAGCTTTCGTAAAGTCTTTCAGGCTGTCATATCTATTTCCGCTCACCAGCATTGTTACTTTCTGATGATCTTGAATGTGGCGATAAGTTCCTAAATCAATATGTCTCTGGTTTTCTTTTACAAGGCTTTTCAGGTCTTCCTGATCTTCAAGAAGGGTCATATACTGATTCCAGAAGCTACGTCCTGCTTGTTTATTGGCCTGTAAATATTTCTGACTCGCTGCATACGCGTGATCTGCCAATAAGGTGGGTTCCTGACCGTGAAGCTGGTGCAGATAAGCATCATGAACACTATTCATAATGACAGGCATACTCCAGCCATCGAGAATAGCATGGTGATTACTGAACAGGCAGCTGTAATATTCTTCACTTCGTTTGAAAAGATAGACTCTGAACAGATTTCCTGCAGAAAGATCATATGCTTCAAAACGATCGTTATGAGTGATCTCTTTAATCCACTCTTCCTGAGCTTCTTCAGACATCGCACTGATATCTTCATATCGCCAGTCTAATTGTCCTTCTTTATCGATGACCTGTACAATTTCTCCATTCCAATCGAATCTGACTCTTAAAGAAGGATACTGTGCTTGGGTTAACTTCCAGGAGTTTTTAAGCTTTTCCGGATTTATTTTAGCCCTATACTCCCACATCAGCTGTACTCTGTAGGCATCATCTGTTTCTCCCTGATTCAGGGCATGGTATACGAATCCTTCCTGCAAGCTGTTCGCAAGATATACGCCTTCTATTTCTCCTTTCTCCTGAATGGCTGAAAGCTGAATTTTTTCTACTACATCATCTACATCCGATACAGTAAGATAGCTTCTGGTTTCTTCTGAAAGGGTCTTAATGACAGCTTCAAGGTTCTGTTTGAAGCTTTCGGCTAAAAGCGTAATTCTTTCATCAGAAAGGTATCCTGAGATTCCAAATCTAAGCTGTCCGTCAACCACTGCTCCATTAATGCTTACAAAATGGCTGTCACGATTGGATGCTCCAACTCCGGCACCACTGTTTTCAGCAGCAATGAACCATGCTTTATCTCCAGATGCATCATCCTGATCAAGCTGTCCCAGATAGTTAAAGCTGATTTTTGGTAATTCACGGTTTATATATCCTACCAGGCTACCATAACCAATTCCATTATTTGGAATACTCCTTAAAGATTCTTTGGTTAGAACAATAGTCTCTTTTACTGATTTTCCTGTTTCCAGCTGTACCGGATACATGGTGGTGAACCAACCCATTGTTTCGGTAATATCTAACTGGCTGAATACTTCTTCACGTCCGTGTCCTTCCAATAAAATAGCATGACGCTGATCTCCAGTAACTTTAGTAAGAGCTGAAGCTAAAGCAGACAATAACAAATCATTGATCTGGGTGTGATATACGTGATGTACTCCACGAATCAGGTTTCCTGTAGATTCTTTATCCAACTGAAGATGACCATGGTGATAACCTTCAGTAATCAGTTGAGATAGCGTTGAATTGCTTTCCTCAACTGTATCAGCGATATGATTCCAATAGGTGGTTTCCTGATCTCTGGATTCCGGGTCTTCTTTTTTATAATTTCTTATGGCTTCTACCCATTGACGGTAGCTGCTTCCTTTCTGAATCTGATAGTTTTCTCCTTTTTCAAGGGTTTGATAGATGTTTTTCAGGTCTTCGGTAAGGATTCTCCAGCTCACCGCATCAATAATAATGTGATGGAACGCAAAGAATACTCTTGCACTTCCATCCTGATAGCCATTGATATATCCGATCTGATATAATGGTCCTTTTTCAATATCGAAATTAGACTGCCAATCTGTGAATATATCAGCTAATTCTTCAGGATTCAAGCCAGAAGCATCAAGATATTTAATTTCAGGAGTTTTTTGACCTGTTTTATACTCTTGTGTATGGCCTGTATATCCTAATCTGAAAGCGTCATGCTTCGTTAACAATTGCTCTACAGCTTGTTCAAAAAGAACTTTGTCAAGTTCAGGAACATTGATTAAGAAAGCCTGGTTCCAATGATTGAATTCTGTAAGATAACCTGATTCTTTTTGTTCGAAGAACCATTCCTGCACTGGAAGAAGCGGCACTTCTCCTGTAAGAATACCCTGTTCGGTAAGGATAGTGGCTTCACTGCCATGTTTTTTATCTTCTATAAGCTGAGATAATGAAGCTACAGTTCGCGCTGTAAAGACTTCTTTTACACTTAATCTTACTTCTAACTGTTGGCGGATCTTTCCTACCAACTGAATGCTGATAATACTGTCCCCACCCAATCTGAAGAAATCATCATGAATACTGATGGTCTCCGGATCAAGACCAAGTACATCGCCATAGATCTGGCAAAGTGCAGACTGAAGTTCTGTTTCGGCAGCTACATAATCTTTACCTGCTGTGAAGTCAGGTTCAGGTAATGCTCTTCTGTCTAATTTTCCGTTAATGGTAA of the Chryseobacterium capnotolerans genome contains:
- a CDS encoding non-ribosomal peptide synthetase — translated: MAPENELQEQLCKVYGEVLGINPGSISIHDDIFRLGGNSIMAVKLISKIRQDLDLQVNVGMVFNHKTVASLANALSLANHDEKQIGIAPVEINSPEEQRLSFAQERLWFIESYEGGSSAYNIPVVTRLDDSIQLSLFEKSLRTVVMRHDILRSMIHTTENGIVYQMVTDLIPEIKVSEVGNETELENSINKCVNKIFRLDEELPVEINIFTLKGQAYLSIVIHHIAFDGWSTDVFLKEVASIYYALIEGKEAELSPVKVQYKDFALWQRNYLSGERLDHQIGYWKNKLDDFQNLELPSDFKRPAQISYEGENLYFHLNAEQGQKLRALSQKLGVSLYSLMLGGYYLMLSAYSGQDDIVVGSPIANRHHAGLEDIIGFFVNTLALREKIDPAQTISDFILQVSQSVNEAQSHQDLPFEKLVDELGVEQDTSRHPVFQIMFGLQSVDEEVKASEEKILFHPFAGEVDYKAAKFDLTTMIDDDGENMRIMFNYAKALFKEETITRMADSYQLLLDQMMEVNPDHTPIRNLSLISEKETQQIIADWNKTYEDYPSEMTIHKLFEDQAEKNPDTIALVYNDVKLSYCELNEQSNRLANHLIHQYQLKPDDLVPLCLERSENMLIAILAVLKAGAAYVPMDPSYPVDRIGHILEDTQAKLVIAQESTREKLQHIEVISLDDVTLKATLETEVINNPVTEVHSRNLAYVIYTSGTTGLPKGVMIEHAGVINLIISMIKAHRLEEYQEVGCYSNYVFDAFVYEAFPVLCNGNTLWLYTNELRTSVNELNDYIKTNAIEVSFIPPVLLREIVENGTSLKLIFAGGESFPALDKNIENITLVNEYGPTEGTVCVTLHEYKDDKNPLNIGGAIANTALYVLDAHYRPVPVGGVGELFIGGAGIARGYLNRPELTEERFMVNPFQTKDQKDRGENSRLYRTGDLVRWLPNGELEYRGRNDFQVKIRGHRIELGEIENTLLQFEGIRQTAVLARENKAGLKYLAAYYVSELSIDTHLLSEFVSEFLPEYMVPGAFVHLTELPLTINGKLDRRALPEPDFTAGKDYVAAETELQSALCQIYGDVLGLDPETISIHDDFFRLGGDSIISIQLVGKIRQQLEVRLSVKEVFTARTVASLSQLIEDKKHGSEATILTEQGILTGEVPLLPVQEWFFEQKESGYLTEFNHWNQAFLINVPELDKVLFEQAVEQLLTKHDAFRLGYTGHTQEYKTGQKTPEIKYLDASGLNPEELADIFTDWQSNFDIEKGPLYQIGYINGYQDGSARVFFAFHHIIIDAVSWRILTEDLKNIYQTLEKGENYQIQKGSSYRQWVEAIRNYKKEDPESRDQETTYWNHIADTVEESNSTLSQLITEGYHHGHLQLDKESTGNLIRGVHHVYHTQINDLLLSALASALTKVTGDQRHAILLEGHGREEVFSQLDITETMGWFTTMYPVQLETGKSVKETIVLTKESLRSIPNNGIGYGSLVGYINRELPKISFNYLGQLDQDDASGDKAWFIAAENSGAGVGASNRDSHFVSINGAVVDGQLRFGISGYLSDERITLLAESFKQNLEAVIKTLSEETRSYLTVSDVDDVVEKIQLSAIQEKGEIEGVYLANSLQEGFVYHALNQGETDDAYRVQLMWEYRAKINPEKLKNSWKLTQAQYPSLRVRFDWNGEIVQVIDKEGQLDWRYEDISAMSEEAQEEWIKEITHNDRFEAYDLSAGNLFRVYLFKRSEEYYSCLFSNHHAILDGWSMPVIMNSVHDAYLHQLHGQEPTLLADHAYAASQKYLQANKQAGRSFWNQYMTLLEDQEDLKSLVKENQRHIDLGTYRHIQDHQKVTMLVSGNRYDSLKDFTKAHGLTVNAVMQYLWHSQLKLYSGLQTTVVGTTVSGRNLPVDGIESSAGLYINTLPLIVSHEEGRVIDRIMEIQNRISELNSHSDISLAELHHDGRRIFSSLFVYENYPVPKGGGNNELGFAFRDSVEKLDYPLSIMASEQGDRVTLKINYEGFIFESETMKQLVKGMELMLDQIVKDPDMNSNNISYVADNHVDLLNSWNNTADINTSYYATLHQRFEEQAAKTPDHIALVYKDIRLSYKELNERSNRLANYLIQTFDIQPDDLIPLCLERSENMLIAILAVLKSGAAYVPMDPSYPIERIEHILTDTNARIMISQNSTKDRVQILDKAEVISLDDVDLQLTVNEMVSKAPVTSVTPENLAYVIYTSGTTGLPKGVMIEHRNAVNVVDQVREAYGFSEGRKITAYTSYVFDVSVSEFFNTLLFGNELHLLDEETKKDADSISRYLLTHKIDYTYLPPVMLSVLPRIEYPDLKGLLYAGEPCDYETGKYWSEYTQLYNLYGPTEATIYATYKKVEHGDVQLIGRPVGNSTAYILDDYARLLPVGAIGELYLGGAGIARGYLNREDLTEERFVDNPYQTEEQKKTGENSRLYKTGDLVRYLADGNIEYIGRNDFQVKIRGYRIELGEIENRLSEYSQVRQSVVLAKDNANGMKYLAGYYVSDTALELEKLTAFLSETLPEYMIPSVFIHLKSLPLTINGKLDRKQLPEPEFIGGNEYTAPINDLQQKLCTIYGQVLGINPEYISIHDDFFRLGGNSIMAIKLIGKIKQELGLQASVSMVFNHKTVALLEGALATEETTAESIEIIPVEVSSPEEQRLSFAQERLWFIESYEGGSSAYNIPMTVTLSAKTDIPALCKALETVIQRHEVLRTLILTTENGVGYQIVTDLLPKIRTIEAGNREGLEELVNKAAHKVFRLEEETPVEINIFRLDNTHYLSVVIHHIAFDGWSTDIFLKEIAAAYYAIAGGQQPELLELTIQYKDFALWQRNYLTGERLDRQIDYWKTKLDDHQSLDLPVDFHRPAEISYEGDTIGFNILEETALGLKEVSKKLGVSLYNVMLSGYYLTLSAYSGKDDIIVGSPIANRHYAGLEDLIGFFVNTLALREKIDPKQDIRDFILQVSKSVTEAQSHQDLPFEKLVEELGIEQDTSRHPVFQVMFGLQTSNGGEAVAQGEDIIFQPFDGEVDYQAAKFDLTTMINENPDGIQMTFNYATSLFKKETINRIADTYQYLLSQIVQSGVSDSKNLKIGELSLLSETENRQIIEVLNDNRKEYQDKNTIHQQFEAQVIKTPDAPALVYQNVRLSYKELNDRANQLANYLIKEYQLQPDDLVPLCLERSEEMLIAILAVLKAGAGYVPMDPSYPAERISHILKDTAAEVILIHEEVKHKLREISLDINMVSLNSREVADQLMAAEDHNPATHVSSDHLAYVIYTSGTTGLPKRSND